CCGCGATCATTACGCGGTGACCGCCATGCGCCGGTGCTATTTGGTCACGTACGATATCGCCGATCCGAAACGGCTCCGGCGCGTGTTCAAGACGATGAAGGGCTATGGGGCGCATTTGCAGTTGTCGGTCTTTCAGTGCGATCTCCCAGAGATCGATCTGGTGCGCATGAAGGTCGCGCTGACGGAGATCATCCATCAGAGCGAGGATCAAGTGCTGATCATCGATCTGGGTCCGACGGAGAGCCGGCCGATCAAGCGGTTCGAGGCGCTCGGTCTTCGAGTCGAGGTGGAGGAACGACGCGCACGTGTGGTGTGAGGGGACATGGTCGCCGCATCTCACGCGAGCGGTCGAGTGATGAGGCAGGAACGGGAGGTGCTCGCAGAGAAGAACGAGTCGAAACAAGCAGAAACACAGTACAACTGGCTGCAAAAGGAGGTGGGAGACAGAAATGAAAGACTTGTGTTGGTCACATGACGGAAGCGCTCGCAACGTGCGGCAGAAGCCCAGGCCGATCGCTGCCTTGCATGAGAACTGATTCCACGGCAGCAATGCCGTGGCCCCATTGAAGCGGAAACAGGGCCGGCTCCGCCGCTCTGGGCCGCTCTGGGATTCCACGGCAGCAATGCCGTGGCCCCATTGAAGCTGGGAGGAACAGTCAGCGGGTTGCTGGCGGATCTCGTGATTCCACGGCAGCAATGCCGTGGCCCCATTGAAGCTGCCCAGGCGTAAGCGGATACAGCACTGCGGTGCGCGATTCCACGGCAGCAATGCCGTGGCCCCATTGAAGCCGGGGCGAGTTGTACGCCCAAGCGCAGCGTGAGGCCTAGATTCCACGGCAGCAATGCCGTGGCCC
The DNA window shown above is from Nitrospira tepida and carries:
- the cas2 gene encoding CRISPR-associated endonuclease Cas2 — translated: MRRCYLVTYDIADPKRLRRVFKTMKGYGAHLQLSVFQCDLPEIDLVRMKVALTEIIHQSEDQVLIIDLGPTESRPIKRFEALGLRVEVEERRARVV